Proteins encoded by one window of Culicoides brevitarsis isolate CSIRO-B50_1 chromosome 2, AGI_CSIRO_Cbre_v1, whole genome shotgun sequence:
- the LOC134829626 gene encoding integumentary mucin C.1-like gives MPFKVSENSRFTMSKKNFVILFVLISVFACKIAAEDKNLRQCKTNVTGDQCPPNTSCSQQNKDAKDQDGLCLCLTGFVFNKNFTTNETYCVVNATAAPPPCTPEAKSAENATISTSTSTTTTTTLAPTTTKSTSVAPTPAKTSAKPTSTTSTTTSTTTTTTKAPEKVNVTTSTNSPLPVPTNDGVQKEKIIESEHMFGGFMLPLVIVAAFIGGVFLIRKHNLLERAHNYISERNWRLPGSARPNYTNDFDEFDDPLLI, from the exons ATGCCTTTCAAAGTCTCAGAGAACTCGCGATTCAcgatgtcaaagaaaaatttcgtcaTTTTATTCGTGttaatttcagtttttgcCTGCAAAATCGCTGCGGAAGACAAAAATC TACGACAGTGCAAGACGAATGTCACAGGCGATCAGTGTCCGCCGAATACGTCGTGTTCGCAGCAAAATAAAGACGCCAAGGACCAAGACGGGCTTTGTCTCTGCTTAACGGGCTTCGTGTTCAACAAGAATTTCACCACGAACGAGACTTATTGCGTCGTTAATGCCACAGCGGCGCCTCCGCCATGCACTCCCGAAGCAAAATCAGCGGAAAATGCGACAATTTCGACATCAActtcgacgacgacaacaacaactttggctccaacgacgacaaaaagtACTTCAGTCGCTCCAACTCCGGCAAAAACATCCGCAAAACCAACTTCTACGACTTCGACGACAACTTCAACAACCACAACGACAACGAAAGCCCCGGAAAAAGTGAATGTCACGACTTCGACAAACTCCCCGTTGCCCGTTCCCACGAACGATGGCGTGCAAAAGGAGAAAATAATCGAGTCGGAACACATGTTTGGCGGGTTTATGCTCCCGCTTGTCATCGTAGCTGCCTTTATCGGTGGAGTTTTCCTCATTCGCAAACACAATTTGCTTGAGCGGGCTCACAATTACATCTCCGAGCGGAATTGGCGGTTGCCCGGGAGCGCAAGACCCAATTACACGAACGACTTTGACGAGTTCGATGATCCCTTGCTTatttaa
- the LOC134829625 gene encoding negative elongation factor B: MSTSTRTGGTALEEVDIPGQAYLREALTSCIDPLKAIETFQLENGILLPSLRPMLPLLDLHGVKRLDFHNSVLEELRDKLVQQISQLGEKGGKERDKKLKDLLVKSFPVVRVKALRPVVMSILKNIPHIEDKYLRILVRDRELYADTDTEVKRQIWRDNQSLFGDEVSPLLSQYIREKENVLFDHTNLNNLFFTPTPKTRRQEDVVQKLAHMIGNSVKLYDMVLQFLRTLFLRTRNVHYCTLRAELLMALHDLDVQEIITVDPCHKFTWCLDACIREKSVDIKRSRELQGFLDNIKRGQEQVLGDLSMTLCDPFSINFLATSAIKILLHLQNTEALPRENTVLILLLRMLALGLSAWIMIDSQDFKEPRLDNQVVTKFLPALMSLMVDDQVRYLHSRLPPDERESAITIIEHSGPAPETIETFIQEGTVASILAMYYTLHTAKQKDKVGLLRILAVLSSCKDDRAYEDPFLHSLVASLINMADEFANEDFCTVLFDEFLFAGLTRDNVTRHMLKLLWYIHAKLPPTRLQTMMKALQPTVNHHENVHKLYEALNVKIGGAPSTNPAGHDGISQSTPMEMDVDSPLKDVLRMQ; this comes from the exons atgAGCACAAGTACGAGAACTGGCGGCACAGCTCTCGAAGAAGTCGATATTCCGGGGCAAGCTTATCTGCGGGAAGCATTAACGAGTTGTATTGATCCTCTAAAAG cgATTGAAACATTCCAACTCGAAAACGGAATTTTACTCCCGTCACTGCGCCCGATGTTACCGCTTCTCGACTTGCACGGCGTGAAACGTTTAGATTTCCATAATTCCGTGTTGGAAGAGCTTCGGGACAAGCTTGTGCAACAAATTTCGCAACTCGGCGAGAAGGGCGGCAAAGAACGCGATAAAAAACTCAAAGATTTGCTCGTCAAAAGCTTCCCCGTGGTCCGTGTCAAAGCTTTACGTCCCGTTGTGATGtcaattttgaagaatattCCGCACATCGAGGACAAATACCTTCGAATTTTGGTCCGGGATCGTGAATTATACGCCGATACCGATACGGAGGTCAAACGGCAAATTTGGCGCGACAACCAAAGTTTGTTCGGAGACGAAGTTTCGCCACTTTTGTCGCAATACATCCGCGAAAAGGAGAACGTTCTCTTCGATCACaccaatttaaacaatttatttttcacgccGACCCCAAAAACGCGTCGCCAAGAGGATGTCGTGCAAAAACTCGCTCACATGATCGGCAACAGTGTCAAATTATACGACATGGTGCTTCAATTTTTACGAACTTTGTTCCTCCGGACACGAAATGTTCATTATTGCACGTTACGAGCGGAACTTTTGATGGCGCTGCATGACTTGGATGTCCAGGAAATCATCACCGTGGATCCGTGTCACAAATTTACGTGGTGCTTGGATGCCTGTATCCGCGAAAAATCCGTCGATATCAAGAGATCTCGTGAGTTGCAAGGATTTTTAGACAATATTAAGCGAGGACAGGAACAAGTTTTGGGCGATTTATCGATGACGTTGTGCGATCcgttttcgataaattttttagcgaCCTCagcgattaaaattttgctccatCTGCAAAATACGGAGGCCCTGCCGCGCGAAAATACGGTCCTGATACTGCTTTTGAGGATGTTGGCGCTCGGTTTAAGCGCCTGGATCATGATTGACAGTCAAGATTTCAAGGAACCCCGTTTAGATAATCAAGTTGTGACGAAATTCTTACCTGCGTTGATGTCTTTGATGGTTGACGACCAAGTTCGGTACTTGCATTCACGATTGCCGCCCGATGAGCGTGAAAGTGCGATCACAATTATTGAACATTCGGGTCCTGCGCCCGAAACTATCGAAACTTTCATCCAAGAAGGCACCGTAGCTTCCATTTTAGCCATGTACTATACGCTCCATACGGCAAAACAAAAAGATAAAGTCGGTTTATTGCgaattttggcagttttatCGAGTTGCAAGGACGATCGCGCTTACGAAGATCCATTTTTGCACTCCCTCGTGGCGTCGCTGATCAACATGGCGGACGAATTCGCAAATGAGGATTTTTGTACGGTActtttcgatgaatttttgttcgcTGGATTGACCAGAGATAATGTCACGAGACACATGTTGAAGCTTTTGTGGTATATTCATGCGAAATTGCCGCCCACGAGACTGCAAACGATGATGAAGGCACTTCAGCCGACGGTGAATCATCATGAAAATGTCCATAAATTGTACGAAGCGCTAAATGTGAAGATTGGAGGAGCGCCATCGACAAATCCAGCGGGACATGATGGGATATCGCAATCGACGCCGATGGAAATGGATGTCGATTCGCCGCTGAAGGACGTCTTGAGGATGCAATAA
- the LOC134830912 gene encoding protein seele, translating to MKTDTILRTLFLMTTFLVVVSNASKDHRDIKCHVCKATINEMDLAISKVDPTKKVEVGNFRLDTSGSSTSRKIPLTKSEMYLTELMETICDKMDDYARARYKSNGKITVLKLVSETGGMNPEMSKVDFVQDEDLNKSLKHLCLEILEDFEEPVVKMYMSEQMPKDPEYELCSKTAQLCDDKPLDDDDYNFEEEKDEL from the exons ATGAAGACTGATACAATTTTACGAACACTTTTCCTGATGACGACCTTTTTAGTCGTCGTCTCGAATGCCAGCAAAGACCACCGAGACATAAAATGTCATG tttgcAAAGCCACAATTAACGAAATGGACTTGGCAATCTCGAAAGTTGACCCAACGAAGAAAGTTGAAGTCGGCAATTTCCGCTTAGATACTTCAGGGTCTTCGACTTCGCGCAAAATTCCGTTGACAAAGAGCGAAATGTACTTAACGGAGTTGATGGAGACCATTTGCGACAAGATGGATGACTATGCGAGAGCTCGTTACAAGTCGAATGGGAAAATTACCGTGTTGAAGTTGGTTAGTGAGACAGGAGGCATGAATCCGGAAATGTCGAAAGTTGATTTTGTGCAAGATGAGGATTTGAATAAGAGCTTAAAACATCTC TGCCTTGAAATTCTCGAAGATTTCGAAGAACCCGTGGTGAAAATGTACATGTCAGAGCAAATGCCAAAAGATCCCGAATACGAATTGTGCAGCAAAACGGCTCAATTGTGCGACGACAAGCCATTAGATGACGACGATTACAATTTTGAAGAGGAAAAAGACGAGCTTTGA
- the LOC134830989 gene encoding protein FAM136A, translated as MVEEQSRRIEHEITKIVDDLDKSFLRKMQVEMHLCAAKCCENQTASLDSVQSCVERCSLPLTRSQNYVQNELQYFQKRLQRCVMDCNDSVRDRMPASPSNDDISKYTNEFEKCAKVCVDKQIGLLPNIVKKIKSTLAKGNIPDTVSD; from the exons atggtTGAAGAACAGAGCCGAAGAATCGAAcatgaaataacaaaaattgtcgACGACTTggacaaaagttttttacgaaaaatgcaA gttgaGATGCATTTATGTGCCGCCAAGTGTTGCGAAAATCAAACTGCCAGTCTGGATTCCGTTCAATCGTGTGTCGAAAGATGCTCCTTGCCGCTGACTCGCTCCCAGAATTACGTTCAAAACGAGTTGCAATATTTCCAAAAACGACTACAGCGATGCGTCATGGACTGCAATGACTCGGTGCGAGATCGAATGCCGGCATCGCCATCAAATGACGACATCTCCAAATACACAAATGAATTTGAGAAATGTGCAAAAGTTTGTGTTGACAAGCAAATTGGGCTTTTACCgaatattgtgaaaaaaattaagagcacATTGGCAAAGGGAAATATTCCAGATACAGTTTcagactaa
- the LOC134829069 gene encoding translocation protein SEC62-like: protein MTCECCNDEPQEYEVGKPKDEKPTRQELKVARWMKSNVPIKKTKFMNVNVEYFSSGKALDALMNSKFAQGSKPLFADREAAIDFLDGMLAHKLFHRAKKVPVSEQELRRKRKEGEIETEEQKKKRKIRLVMHPEQIFEDGHEAYIWIYDPIPVYYWFLGIFVVLISIVICLFPLWPPKMRLWVYYGSVTGAGFLVFILALALFRTILFGIIWILTLGRHHFWFLPNLTEDCGFFESFKPLYKYEYRGKDYKPPEKKSKKRKKDKESDAEEEKPLIKNEISTPEHEKRKISESESVSSSQSSTGKDFEFIDDHEAKEALN, encoded by the exons atgacgtgTGAATGTTGCAACGACGAACCCCAAGAATACGAAGTCGGCAAGCCAAAAGATGAGAAACCCACGAGACAGGAACTGAAAGTAGCTCGTTGGATGAAATCGAATGTCCCCATTAAAAAAACCAAGTTCATGAATGTCAATGTCGAGTATTTCTCAT ctggaAAAGCTCTTGATGCCTTAATGAATTCCAAATTCGCGCAAGGCTCGAAACCCTTATTTGCTGATCGGGAAGCCGCCATTGACTTTTTGGACGGCATGTTGGCTCACAAATTGTTCCATCGCGCGAAAAAAGTGCCCGTGAGTGAACAAGAACTGCGTCGCAAACGGAAAGAAGGCGAAATTGAGACCgaagaacaaaagaaaaaacggaaaattcgtCTTGTGATGCATCCCGAGCAAATTTTCGAGGATGGGCATGAAGCTTATATCTGGATTTATGACCCGATTCCCGTTTATTATTGGTTTTTGGGGATTTTTGTCGTGTTAATATCCATCGTGATTTGTCTTTTCCCGCTTTGGCCGCCGAAAATGAGGCTTTGGGTGTATTACGGAAGTGTTACAGGCGCcggatttttagtttttatactCGCCTTGGCACTTTTTAGGACAATTTTGTTCGGAATTATTTGGATTTTGACTCTCGGACGTCATCATTTCTGGTTTTTGCCGAATTTAACGGAAGATTGTGGCTTCTTCGAGTCTTTCAAGCCACTTTATAAGTACGAGTATCGCGGAAAAGACTACAAACCGCCCgagaaaaagtcgaaaaagcGGAAAAAGGACAAGGAAAGTGATGCGGAAGAGGAAAaacctttaattaaaaatgaaatttcgacTCCAGAGcatgaaaaaag aaaaatctCCGAAAGTGAAAGCGTTTCTTCATCCCAATCCTCAACTGGGAAAGATTTCGAGTTTATCGACGATCACGAGGCAAAAGAAgctctaaattaa
- the LOC134832713 gene encoding nucleoside diphosphate kinase 6, translating into MSTTTTTLTLAIIKPHVLKNPFALRCIKRAIKENHFTIRIQKTIRMDEKLAEKFYAEHKGRFFYNRLVEFMCSSPMEVLVLERFDAINKWREMLGPTKTFKAVYSHPDSIRALYGLSDTRNACHGSDSIESALKEIRIFFPDFNSHVKEDLQKG; encoded by the exons ATgtcgacgacaacaacaacattgacATTGGCAATTATCAAGCCTcacgttttaaaaaatccctTCGCACTGCGCTGCATCAAGCGTGCAATTAAGGAAAATCATTTTACGATCCGGATACAGAAAACG ATTAGAATGGACGAAAAATTAGCGGAAAAATTCTACGCTGAGCACAAAGGACGCTTTTTCTACAACAGACTCGTCGAATTTATGTGCAGCTCGCCGATGGAAGTCCTCGTACTCGAAAGATTCGACGCGATTAACAAATGGCGCGAAATGTTGGGACCCACAAAAACCTTCAAAGCAGTTTATA gtcaTCCTGATAGCATAAGAGCACTTTATGGGTTGTCAGATACGAGAAATGCGTGTCATGGAAGCGATAGTATAGAGAGCGCGCTGAAGGAGATTCGAATATTCTTTCCGGATTTTAATTCTCATGTAAAAGAAGATCTTcaaaaaggataa
- the LOC134832712 gene encoding zinc finger protein OZF-like: protein MEQISQCRCCLAPETALRKHISIFQQDLQQIYNELTQIQLLPDSAFNNICLMCSKLLQSFSEFRLQCLDANNFFAALEKNVTEVIEEEEKIPEIVENDEIETFVIEEDENEPPTPPSPLLPNEIEEIPAPEPEVEERPETPKPPKIVKKRTKFTKIPPSDFYVCEHCPEKVFTNKQYYREHLKIHKEGKLECHFCGLKYRSKYFLLGHIDRNHLEKDYGREGDFACNICPKRYLTETRLKKHMSIHKLTKKPCPHCGELVKNLTSHMAKHYEEKPFRCDKCDKSYKSRQHLQNHVIVHENKSFPCDICGRTFNRPDKVISHKRIHETNRPVFECPECQKQFNYKTALTCHMRIHTGERPYKCTVCGIAFALSGNLSKHMHSHTQTKPYMCKICPFGTKKKTELEFHLRNNHEFLPETAEEQQMQTILVDMSGMVEYLV, encoded by the exons ATGGAACAGATTTCGCAATGTCGATGCTGTCTGGCTCCCGAAACTGCTCTACGAAAGCACATTTCCATCTTTCAACAGGACTTGCAGCAAATCTACAATGAACTCACTCAAATTCAG cttttaccTGATTCTGCCTTCAACAACATTTGCCTGATGTGTTCCAAATTGCTTCAAAGTTTCTCCGAATTTCGTCTTCAATGCTTGGATGCGAATAATTTCTTCGCCgctctcgaaaaaaatgtcactgaagtcattgaagaagaagagaaaattcCAGAAATCGTTGAAAATGacgaaattgaaacttttgtcATTGAAGAAGACGAAAATGAGCCTCCAACTCCCCCATCGCCTTTACTTCCAAACGAAATTGAGGAAATTCCCGCACCCGAACCGGAAGTCGAAGAACGTCCCGAGACTCCAAAACCcccaaaaatcgtaaaaaaacgtacaaaattcacgaaaatccCTCCGAGTGACTTTTACGTGTGCGAACATTGTCCCGAGAAGGTTTTCACCAACAAGCAGTATTATCGCGAGCATCTCAAAATCCACAAAGAAGGCAAGCTCGAGTGTCATTTTTGCGGTTTGAAGTATCGCAGCAAATATTTCCTCTTGGGACACATCGACAGGAATCATTTGGAGAAGGATTACGGGCGAGAAGGCGATTTTGCGTGCAATATTTGTCCAAAAAGGTACTTGACAGAGACGCGATTGAAGAAGCACATGAGCATCCATAAGCTGACGAAGAAGCCGTGTCCTCATTGCGGGGAGTTGGTGAAGAATTTGACGTCGCACATGGCGAAACATTACGAAGAAAAGCCTTTTCGGTGCGATAAATGCGACAAAAGTTACAAATCACGGCAACATTTGCAGAATCACGTTATTGTGcatgaaaataaatcattc CCCTGCGACATTTGCGGTCGTACCTTCAACCGTCCTGACAAAGTGATCTCACACAAACGCATTCACGAAACGAATCGCCCGGTATTCGAGTGCCCCGAATGCCAGAAGCAATTCAACTACAAAACTGCCCTAACTTGCCACATGCGGATCCACACGGGCGAACGACCCTACAAATGCACGGTTTGCGGCATTGCGTTCGCCCTGTCGGGAAATCTGTCGAAACACATGCACTCGCATACCCAAACGAAGCCTTACATGTGCAAAATTTGCCCGTTTGGGACGAAGAAAAAGACTGAATTGGAGTTCCATCTGCGGAATAATCACGAATTCTTGCCAGAAACTGCGGAGGAGCAGCAAATGCAAACGATTTTGGTCGACATGAGCGGCATGGTCGAATATCTCGTGTGA
- the LOC134832711 gene encoding uncharacterized protein LOC134832711 has protein sequence MSNKKIKLDSLVHPIKVTFHCTIKNDFEMKIREEMLDTGEHSDIELIVGKGDAQKKFRANSFILKTGSKKFRELLDGKKSSIELPDIAPDFFEILLKTIYVNRFDIESIESAATLAKIFEEFGLKSAADRCHEYLNAKENLSPETAISIYESTEGCPDNDEISQECLSIFRLKTREVLASKGFHCAKPETVCKIFELPELCIRSEIELLVALASYAETNAALPGHNDAGNHERFLAIVRPALCLIRFHTVSPYELAICPAAKILFTTEEFLAVLANTLVCQNSQIAYPRDFSGSIVHREMLAPQDSRHSLDSTGICCKSANQSLIAREATILWNVTDLARRINPTPTQTNEICEEEAPNGNSTLTKENVVDDSWQDTPVTTKVNSAKKASVKRSLGGNPKNGKENVKENGKLKNGKNGVPLVENKSMRTISVDDDLWD, from the exons atgtcaaataagaAAATCAAGCTCGATAGTCTTGTGCATCCAATTAAAGTCACTTTTCACTGCACgatcaaaaatgactttgaaatgaaaattcgcGAAGAAATGCTCGACACCGGCGAACATTCCGACATCGAATTAATTGTTGGCAAAGGAGATGCTCAGAAAAAGTTTCGTGCCAACAGTTTCATTCTCAAAACtggatcgaaaaaatttcgagaacTCTTGGAtgggaaaaaaagttcaattgaaCTACCGGATATCGCTCctgatttttttgagattttgttgaa aacaatttaTGTGAATCGCTTCGATATCGAGTCAATCGAAAGTGCAGCAACGCTCGCCAAAATCTTCGAAGAGTTCGGATTGAAATCCGCCGCTGATCGATGTCACGAATATTTGAACGCCAAGGAGAATCTTTCGCCAGAAACGGCAATTTCCATCTACGAATCGACCGAAGGTTGTCCGGATAACGACGAAATTTCGCAAGAATGTCTTTCGATCTTTCGTTTGAAGACTCGTGAAGTTCTGGCTTCCAAAGGATTTCATTGTGCCAAGCCAGAAACTGTCTGCAAAATCTTCGAATTGCCCGAACTTTGCATCCGAAGCGAAATTGAACTTTTGGTCGCTCTCGCTTCTTATGCCGAGACGAACGCTGCGTTGCCGGGTCACAACGACGCCGGAAATCACGAACGTTTTCTCGCGATTGTTCGTCCCGCTTTGTGCTTAATTCGCTTCCACACCGTGAGTCCTTACGAGCTCGCAATTTGTCCCGCCGCGAAAATTCTCTTCACAACTGAGGAATTTCTTGCGGTTCTCGCCAACACTTTGGTCTGTCAAAACTCTCAAATCGCGTATCCGCGAGATTTTTCCGGCAGCATCGTTCATCGCGAAATGTTGGCGCCTCAAGATTCGCGTCACAGTTTGGATTCGACGGGAATTTGTTGCAAAAGTGCGAATCAGAGTTTGATCGCTCGTGAAGCGACAATTTTGTGGAATGTCACGGATTTGGCTCGACGTATTAATCCGACGCCAACTCAAACGAACGAAATTTGTGAAGAAGAAGCTCCGAACGGGAATTCGACACTTACGAAGGAAAATGTTGTTGATGACAGTTGGCAAGATACTCCGGTAACGACGAAGGTAAATAGTGCAAAGAAAGCTTCGGTTAAACGGTCTCTCGGAGGAAATCCTAAAAATGGAAAGGaaaatgttaaagaaaatgggaaattgaaaaatggtaaaaatggAGTTCCTTTGGTTGAAAACAAGAGTATGAGAACAATTTCGGTCGATGATGATTTGtgggattaa
- the LOC134829927 gene encoding LOW QUALITY PROTEIN: probable ATP-dependent RNA helicase DDX20 (The sequence of the model RefSeq protein was modified relative to this genomic sequence to represent the inferred CDS: inserted 1 base in 1 codon), giving the protein MSSESKPVGQDIDSKIRTIDVEIDRNVSFEQLMLSPSIIAGLTRNNFIYPSPIQLKAIPLARCGKDLFVQAKSGTGKTLVFVVAILERALEKSFNGVQSLVVVPTREIALQIVSVIEAVAKNVQNFSVVPCIGGTEILKDRQKIANARCCVGTPGRVLHLIRNRTLNPETIKLVVLDEADKLLADSFSADVREIMKSAAKREQTLIVTATLDQKAQNEFLVFMKNPLGVTPKKEAPILVGITQFIYQLPKMENVVEEMQKKLEALVKVLQXVDYNQCLIFTNSQSRAESFANGLHEKGFLAEFISGALDQNTRTKVFERIQQSPNCRIIVTTDLLARGIDAERVNLVVNMELPPDQFCYLHRIGRAGRFGSLGTAITFASVGEELLKFRSVLYDEEYPVFKVIPGEEDKLAKAIEDKDVEKVFEPLVKVNEKMEKSSQENVSEEISIKKDEKPSNVDDSSSKLKNIFNLYEDFILKGAKVDPETEEILSKVPKPVINTSNNIFLQKIVELNLYGDDEKIEPHKNLEDSPTKSDDSTKSIKDSSTTTDDLQESDINAELNDDNLNTESINDRVDAFLENLDNVSQDIPASQGSVTSGKTYTVTQRGFDDDQSSSSSETETNSTASNRGSPSYQYGIDDDSNSETEDEDDEDLEDEEEFFEATDHHPTQNSHKVHQSNSAMSFHSNRQAYNRWTAMYWSQASQIADYVNHWRFVQNQGY; this is encoded by the exons atgtcGTCAGAATCCAAACCAGTTGGACAAGATATTGACAGCAAAATTCGCACAATTGACGTCGAAATCGACCGAAATGTCTCCTTTGAGCAACTCATGTTGAGTCCTTCGATCATTGCCG gtttgaCTCGCAATAATTTCATCTACCCTTCGCCGATTCAGTTAAAAGCCATTCCTCTTGCTCGTTGCGGCAAAGATTTATTCGTTCAAGCAAAATCCGGCACCGGAAAAACTTTAGTTTTTGTCGTGGCAATTCTCGAACGTGCTTTAGAGAAATCCTTCAACGGCGTTCAAAGCTTGGTCGTTGTCCCGACACGAGAAATTGCGCTCCAAATCGTTTCTGTGATCGAAGCTGTCGCcaaaaacgttcaaaatttCAGCGTCGTTCCCTGCATTGGCGGCACAGAAATTCTAAAAGATCGTCAGAAGATCGCCAATGCTCGTTGTTGCGTCGGAACTCCCGGTCGAGTGCTTCATTTGATCCGAAATCGAACTTTGAACCCGGAAACCATCAAATTAGTCGTTCTCGACGAAGCGGATAAGCTCTTAGCTGACTCGTTTTCCGCTGACGTGCGTGAAATCATGAAAAGTGCCGCAAAAAGGGAGCAAACTTTGATTGTGACAGCAACTTTGGACCAAAAAGCGCAAAATGAGTTCCttgttttcatgaaaaatccgCTCGGCGTGACTCCGAAGAAGGAAGCTCCCATTCTGGTTGGTATTacgcaatttatttatcaacttCCGAAGATGGAAAATGTCGTCGAAGAGATGCAAAAGAAGCTGGAAGCTCTTGTAAAGGTTTTAC CTGTCGATTACAACCAATGcctaattttcacaaattcccAAAGTCGTGCGGAAAGTTTCGCCAACGGATTGCACGAAAAAGGCTTTTTAGCGGAATTTATTTCGGGAGCTCTTGATCAAAATACTCGAACAAaggtttttgaaagaattcaaCAATCCCCAAACTGTCGAATTATAGTGACAACTGACTTGTTAGCTCGCGGAATCGACGCCGAACGCGTTAATTTGGTTGTAAACATGGAATTACCTCCGGATCAGTTCTGTTATTTGCATCGCATAGGCAGAGCAGGCAGATTTGGGTCCCTTGGCACAGCAATAACATTCGCTTCAGTCGGAGAAGAGCTCCTGAAATTCCGTAGCGTGTTGTACGACGAAGAATATCCCGTTTTCAAGGTCATTCCGGGCGAAGAAGACAAGTTAGCGAAGGCTATTGAGGATAAAGACGTCGAAAAAGTGTTTGAACCCTTGGTTAAAGTCAATgaaaagatggaaaaaagCTCCCAAGAAAATGTTTCAGaagaaatttccattaaaaaagacgaaaaaccATCAAACGTTGACGATTCAAgctcaaaactgaaaaatatcttcaaCTTATACGAAGATTTCATACTAAAAGGAGCAAAAGTCGACCCAGAAACCGAAGAAATCCTTTCAAAAGTACCCAAACCTGTGATTAATACTTCCAACaacatttttctacaaaaaatagtTGAGCTGAATCTCTATGGAGACGATGAAAAAATCGAACCCCACAAAAATCTCGAGGATAGTCCAACAAAAAGTGATGATTCAACCAAATCCATTAAAGATTCAAGCACTACTACCGACGATTTGCAAGAAAGTGACATAAATGCCGAATTAAATGATGATAACTTAAATACAGAATCCATTAACGATCGAGTCGATGCCTTTTTGGAGAACTTGGATAACGTTTCTCAAGACATCCCGGCTTCACAGGGTTCTGTTACGAGCGGAAAAACTTATACAGTTACCCAACGCGGTTTTGACGACGATCAAagttcatcatcatctgaAACAGAAACTAATTCAACGGCATCCAATCGGGGATCACCTTCGTATCAATATGGCATCGATGATGATAGTAACAGTGAGACTGAAGACGAAGACGATGAAGATTTggaagatgaagaagaattCTTTGAAGCTACAGATCATCATCCAActcaaaattctcataaagTACATCAAAGTAACTCAGCAATGTCCTTTCACTCAAATCGCCAAGCCTACAATCGCTGGACCGCAATGTATTGGAGTCAAGCATCACAAATTGCTGACTACGTTAACCATTGGCGATTCGTTCAGAATCAGGGatattaa
- the LOC134829627 gene encoding uncharacterized protein LOC134829627, giving the protein MTQKSQNIFDKLLEFINYWWFRYLMVTELYIVERWERVVIHVFFLVVFLLQWYFNQTVLLRFTGALVNFGTFLTTGDSGAFASSVTS; this is encoded by the exons ATGACGCAGAAAAGCCAAAATATCTTCGATAAATTGCTggaatttatcaattattggTGGTTTCGTTATTTGATGGTTACTGAATTGTACATCGTCGAGAGATGGGAACGAGTTGTCATTC acgtttttttcctcgttgttTTCTTGCTGCAATGGTATTTCAATCAGACAGTGTTGCTGCGATTCACGGGAGCTTTGGTCAATTTTGGGACCTTTTTGACGACGGGCGATAGCGGGGCTTTTGCTTCAAGTGTGACCTcgtaa